The window CAATTGGATAACAAGTTTTTATAACGATGGATTTCTAGTTTATAAAACCTGGAAATCTGCAGAAGATTTGCTTGCCTGCAGGCTGGTATGGAGGGATAAGTTTTGAAGCTTGTCCTCTTACCGTGTTCTACTTGATGAGGAGCCAACCCCTGGACTAACATCCCTCATTGTTATGCTCTCTGGCTCGTCGTTAGTAACATGGACCACCTGCATGCCGTTATCCAGTTTGTTGCCCTCTAGATGAAACGGCAAAATCTGCCACGACGTGTAAAAAAAAGaggttacaaacaaaaaaatcaacgaTAATTTTGGGGGTAAAAGCAGCCCTTCCTTTTGCTATGCAAGTTGAGTGTTGTTTATACAGATTTTTTTGGACCAACATGTCATCTTGAGGATTGCATGCATCCCGATGTGAGAATAAGAAGATGACATGTAACTTAAAGACAAGCAATAAATCTTCAACATTGTCAACGAAGGGTGCAAAATACTTAATCAATCTACTGATTCTGGGttcaagatttttattttaccttttaacTGGCTTGGAAATTGTATGAATTCCTTGCATGGCAGAGGTATGTTAATTGCTAAGTCAGCTTTGTTTAGTTGCAGGTTATTGTCAGTTCTttatcatgaaaaaaaaaaaaatgtgaatttcataaagctgcttaacaGAATTTTACATGTAAGTCGGTATTTCAAGTCCAAATAAGCAAACAGATATGAACCTACCacttaatagatggaaatttgcatcgggataaacaatattaattttggttttatataCACTAATGTgtcttagcactgtatactcagtacttccccgagctCTGTGGAAAAAAGAGAGCTCAcgactgagtatacagtgctaatacacatcagtgtgcgtgggtaaaactaaaaataataacctACCACTTGTTCACTTTGTCTTGGCATATACATAGGTGCTTCTACTTCTTCAGATTCGTCTTCTCGGAAGATGACAGTTAAGGGGATGATCGGCGGACATAGCATGCACAGCCACAGCTAGTAggaaaaggaaataaaaaactgAATTACTCCTGAcatcttaaagaatgttttataatatgatatttaagGGTACTTTTATCATACAGTGAAACAGCAGCTCCTCCTTTAACTCAAGCTTTCCAAGGAGACTCACCAGCCAGTAATTGTTCTCATCAGACAGCTTGCCATTCCAGATCTCCGTCAGTAGATTCTGCACTCCAGAGTGGGCAATAAAGTTCCTGTTTTCAGCGTGTTTGGCCGTTGCCAGATTGGTGACGTTGCCCCATTCTTCTTGTTCTCTGACCAAAACGACCGAGGTCCGCTCAGGGTCATCATTGTAGCATTCATTCAGTACACCTATGGCTAGCTCCTCATACTCTCTGTGGAACAGATAGATTGCACATGGCGTCATTGTCCGCCATCTTTGTTGACAAACAATGGGAAAATGCACCATGTACACACTGTGAATGGCTATCAGACAATGAAAGCCTTTTGTGGTACACCGACAATGTTGCCATAAAATCAGTGTAAGTTCGTAACAACCCTGTGGCCCCTCCCCCAAATAAGAAAACATcgaatatattttttaaaatcaatacgcaataaaaaaaaagtatgatgACTTACTCAGCATGCTTTCTCATTGCAGTACTCTGATCAACATCATCTTCCTTGCTTGCCAATGTCTTAAGAAACATCCCGGCACATAGAGCAGCTGCCATTGCGTCACTGCTCTCCTCCCAAAACATGTGCGCCATCTCGGAACGATTCTGCAGTACAGACAGCACGAAGAGCTCACGAACAGGGTTGACAAATCGGTCACTGAAGCTGTGACCAAAATCTGAAAGGAGTCACGAAATAAAAAGGGCATTTATTAGGCATTTTAATAGGAgttgtatatgtttggtaattggaacCCACCATTTGTTTCAATAGTTGTAGGTAACATGtaaaaaatgtcattttgaaaggTGGTAGTGCTattgagatattgctgaaaacGTGCAGTGGTTATATGTTCACCAAGGAAGAAGAGAAATGCAAAaaatgaaatacacaatctgggaaatgttactgtcagtaacacttctcagatttaaaattcttggggataaaaagtgaaATCTTTTTCCAACTGCATTACTTGGaaagtgaaaagtttcaaaCACGCTTGATATTAGCAAGGTCTATAGACCGTGCAAGTCTTGCCCATATTCAACAATTTTCGGGACCACTTTGTTCCCATGTACATTGTTCCAACATGCGAGGAAACCAAATCCCGCATTCAAACAGGTCCTAATGTTTGTGTACGCGAAAGACTTGCAAGGTCTTTATTAGTCTTTATCTCTTCTTACCCTTGCGCCCAGTTTGAGTCTTTTTGCCCTGTCGTTTGGTGACCACGCCATTCTTCGTTGCTCCGGTTTCAAATGCCTCCTCGCCGGCGATGGTACCTTCTCCAAGTATCTCTTCTTCAGTCAGGAAATACTTGGTCGCGTTACGGATGTAGAGGGGCTCATAGGTGTCCATTGTCAACTCTTCAATCACTTTGCCAACGTCGATGAGTGTGAACTTCCGTGTAAACTATGTTAACAAAATGGCATAACTTCACACTAAATTGACTGAATTTAACCTGTAGGAGTAATTTAGTCAAGACATTTGGTCTTATCTCTACAACCAATAATATGTTCATGTTAATAAAATTGAGTTGGTGATAACTACTTGTGTTAAACAAAATCGACTTCAACTGTTTGTTACATAACACTTATTTAGTCTTACCTTTCCTCTGACTTTGTCAAGGAGCTCATAAATCAGAGTGTTGGGTTTAATCTAAAATGGGtagaaaaaatacaaacaattttgagTTAAATAAGTTTCAGAATTTTCAGTCGCTTTCTGTGAGTAATTTACCAGCTTCAtgtttactcgtcctaactcgagatatgattaatcctagtgtttcatgaaatcggctgcagggtcccagaggtggaaggctaggaaagataccactacgccaacccgatTACTTAACCGAtccaattagcctttttgaggtatggcagacaACCCGATTACTTAACCGAtccaattagcctttttgaggtatggcagacaACCCGATTACTTAACCGAtccaattagcctttttgaggtatggcagacgtgataggagtgtactgtttggtttgggtgcatgcacacaaatttacccaaacctaatagtgttgtagcattgtgtccgccatatctcaaaaaggcttattggtgAATTTTGGGAAGCTAGGCgtcagcagacttaccaggtaaatccattgttcttggtaatgtgtgcttactcagaactacgtaaacaatggcaatttacctggcaagtctgctgccatctagcgttccaaagtctctcaTTAGAACGTTCTATTGAAATGCTCACTTCACACGCCAACACTAGAGAAAATTGGTCCTGAGATGTTAGAGAAAGGATCCAAACTTTCTTACCTCGTTGTAAAGAAGAGTAAGCTCCCTGACTGTTAAGTAATCCTTAAGGCTGACTCCGTTCTCCATGAATAACTTGACAAAGTCTACTTGGTTATTGGACAAGGCATAGTGCAAAGCAGCATCCAGCTCTCCTTTCTGTCAACAACAAGAAATATTAGTTGTGTCATTGTTGGTCCGCCAGAAGTATAAAAATAGGTAGGTTGTAAATAATTAAAGAGCGGGATTGTGTTGCACTTTGTTTCTTACACATACACCCATGCATTTAAACACAGGACTTTAATAAAAAGGAATCCAGTAAAGTAACATACCAGAGACTATTCTCAATTTGATTTtatgtacaaaaccaattggGATGTTGCTCAAAAAAATTAGTAAAGAAAATGTGAGAAAACAAGAGGTTTCCTCTGTTTCAGGATGGTCCAGTGTAACTTTCAAGCCCTACAgcttgcccagtagctagaagCAGTATACCCTACATATTAGCAGAGGATACCACAGCAGTAGATATTAAAATTACATCAGGGTGAAGAATACTTGTTGTGTTTACCCTAACCCCAAGTTGTTGTGTTTACCCTAACCCCAATGCCGGTTGAGCAATATTTACTGATCAGACATACTTTCCTagaaaactttgaaaaaaaaaaaaaaaaatctttccatCAATTAATGCTCACATTTTATAAGGTCAATAAATGCTCACATTTTATTAGCACAACTTGAGTGACGGGACAATTCAAACCTGAGGACCCAAACTTACCTTCCAGTCTCTGTCTTCAATAAAGATTTCCCTCTTTGCGACATCAACACGATTCCAGATCAGTGCAAGTTGTAGCTGGTCCTGTACGTGACCTTTATTGGCTGTGgaataaacacaacaaatataCCTTTACATGCTGGAGGGTTTCAGAAATTCCATGCTTTAAATCCCTCCAATACACTGGTACCCTCCAATACACTGGTACCCTCCAATACACTGGTACCCTCCAATACACTGGTACCCTCCAATACACTGGTACCCTCCAATACACTTGTACCCTCCAAAACACTGGTaccacaaagtaacaaaccttccaggctagcattgggtgcaCCAGTTTCCTCTGATTGTACAGCTGGTACTATTTGGAACCCTCATATGTAGGCCTATTGTGTACTGTGGAATTAGTCTTAATTAAATTGTTCAACCAGTTTGCTTCCGAGGATGCAAAACTCTCTTAAAGGCAACACTCAGCGGTGCTCCCACAATCTGGCATTCAAGTGTTTGGCGTTGGTCATTTGAACGCGCCATGCATCTGAACTGAGCCACCATGGGTCATCATGCCGGTGTTTATATCCGGCTTTAATTAAGTGACTGATTATATTTCAGAATACCAGACCATTGCTCGTTACTCCCCAGCTACTGCACGGTACCCatttgagaagcaattatgttaaagtgtcttgctcaaggacacaagtattattttattttttattttattttattttaaatcttcggacataattctttgttggcaggggccgtccagggtaaggcaaaagttttaaaaactgtcatcaaaccgatgtgccctcccaaagcgatgtgccctcccaaagcgatgtgccctcccaaagcgatgtgccctcccaaagcgatgtgccctcccaaagcgatgtgccctcccaaagcgatgtgccctcccaaagcgatgtgccctcccaaagcgatgtgccctcccaaagcgatgtgccctctcaaagcgatgtgccctcccaaagcgatgtgccctcccaaagcgatgtgccctcccaaagcgatgtgccctcccaaagcgatgtgccctcccaaagcgatgtgccctcccaaaGTGATGTGCCCTCCCAAAGCGATGTGCCCTGTTTtgactgaccaggccaggattcaaacaaaaattctgtACACTATAGAACAAGAGTCCACAGCCCTAAGCCATGAGACCTAAAGGACAAATTGGAACAATGATCAATGTGTCAAGCTAAAACAATGTATCTCGATTGGTTATACTGTTGTATTCCACTCAACAGAAGCAAGCACCTTGCGAAAAATTTAGCTTTGTGTGAGTTGTACCTTTTAATAGAGAATGCAAGATAGCACTGTCAATGTCAGCTTTGTCCGAGCCAGCTCCGAGCTCGTAGACGGTGATCAAGTGTCTTCTGTTCAACATCTCCTTGATGCGGGTCAGATGAGTGTCTAGCTCAGCATCACCAAACTCCTTAGAGAGCATGGCCGCAAGACGGACTGACAGAGAGTCACTTATTACCGTTCGTTTTCTATCATCAAGAAAAGTTAAGACAAGAGAACAGTGTCATACTCATTAAAAACTACAGATCTTTGTAGAAGTTCTGAAggaaaatcatttttaaaacacGTATTTTTGTAAAAGAACCTGAAATCACGCAAAATATGGTTCAACATATGAATGGACATGAGCTAATTCATTTGAAActttaaacatttattattcACTTGACTTTAGTATCCCCATTTCGGCCTTTACACCAATAAGTTATGACTGCCACACTACgtcaaatgaagaaaaaacacaggcatataaCTGGGCtagaattcaaacccacagccttttagagcaatgtcttaccaactagaccaccgagattgcccagtagctagaggcagttcgaaaccCTATATTTTTACCACCAGGTAATGCATGAGAAAAATTCCTACCGCTCTGACCTTTGAAATGTTCCCTAAGCACTGCAAGCATTCCATGACACTTACTCTTTACGGGTATTCCCTGCGCTATCCTTCCTTTTGCGTTCAACAACCGGCGCCCTCTGGAATGCAAATGCCAGGATATCAGCGGCTCTTCCTGATCCAGCTACTATAACAGCCGGGGTGCCGTTCATGAGAGCTTCATACACAGTGGCTATGGTGTTTGGTCCTCCTTCCACGACGACACACACCACAGGAACAGAGACATCTATACACAAAAAAGACAAATCAATTTGTCTTTAGTGGTTGATAAGAGAACTCTGAACATCTCAGAGGACTTTTTTTTAACGGAATAATAcacagttcttatatagtgctttattaCACCCAGAATGGCTCAATGCGCTGATTTTATTATTAGGAATGCAGAGCTATATTCAAAATATAAGACACATACAAGTACATTTACATATCTAAAGTGTGCATGTAATGCTCTTATATTTTGAATATAGCTAAACCATTTTGAATATAGCTAAACCATTTTGAATATAGCTAAACCATTTTGAACATTAACCATTTGGTTTACAAGTCGCTGTGGAgcaatctgcagccaaccataCCAGAGAGCAAGAACCTATTTCGCATTCAACATGGATCAAATTTCAAACCAGAGTCGTGGCAAGCTAAGTCTAAACTGTCAGATATTTTCTGTAACGGTTTCTTGATGCGTTAAACAGAAAAGTATTAATGAATAGAAATAAAAGAGGGGTGACTCACTCAAAAATagatttttaaaacattgcagTGTCCCAGCCAAGCGATAAGACCTCTCCTTCAGCTCAAGGCCATGAGCCTGCCGGTTTGAAACGACAGCGTAAACACTTTGTCACCTCCTTTTTATTTCCCACTCAAAACCCTAGTTATCTGAGGGGTATATTAATAACCAGTACAAATCTAAGGCAGGCCACTCACTTGCAACACCAGACATTTTCTGATCTGAGATTTCTTTCTCCATCTTGCCTCGTAGTTTAATCTCCACCCCAAACTGTCCCTCTGTGCCGTTGTCCGCCAGGATGAAATGGGTGTGGTTGGGATCTAGCAGCACTCCCTTGGGGTGCTTGGTGTCCATACGATAGTCGGCAGGGTAACGTCCCTGTTGATTGCAAAAAAAGGGTGTTAATTGAATGCCATTCTGTTTTTATTGGTTTTGCTCTACACTGCTGTGTCCTgtggaaacaaaaaaaatcgGAAAAGGGAGTTATGCAGTTTAAAATGAGATTAgttaacagatttgttattttagttaCAACTTTTAATAAAATATGTCTTCACATTCACAGTTATTAGTTGGAAAACATGCATGCTGTAACAAAGCAAAATTGTTATgtaaaagcaaataatttgtGCATAACTTCTCACATGCTGCCAACaaattttgggtaaaaaaaGTACAGTTAAGCAGAGGCTCATGTTGAGTCTCACATCCCAATCCTGACAGTTCTCTCTCAAACAGATACCATGGATCTAAACTTCAGAAGCAGAAATACCTTCCGACCGGCCCAAACTGCTACTGAGCTTTGAACAGTTAGAATCATCATCACATGCAAACAttaaaagaggaaaaaaacaaacaaataaacaaacaaacacgcaaacaataaatattaaatgcCATGCAAGTACAGCAACAAGAGGTCAAAGGTTCAACCTGAAAAGCACGGACACAGGTCTTTAAGTTGACCATGGCGTTGTCGAGGGTTGGTGCAGTTCACATCCTGAAAGTATGGGAAATAGGGCTAAACCAACACGGACTCAAAGATACACAGCACAATACAAAGAGAAAATTAAGTCAACATCTTGGATAACTTGGTACTCTTGGGTCAAAATTTCATGGAGTTGCTTCAGCAGAAAAGATCACTCAATTAAAGGGACGGTAACTActttggtaactactccaaaAATGAATAACCAAATCTTAGTTGGTAAGAAGCACCTGGTCAGCTATTGGTAATGTATACACATCTTAAGAAACGATTCCCATCTAAGGAATGTAGATTCAGAAAAAGGAATTCACACATGTTTTTTGGGACCGAGGTGGCTTCTTTATAGGGTCTATGtaccttttgtaggacaaaaaatacaatgtctacagattcacactaaacttacacagtttgaagatattgatagtagaaagcttccctgaaaatattacttgctgaggtgctgtactttttgagaaatgagtacaacaatgtcatgaaaataattttcgtctcagtgatcatgagacgaaaatgatttcggcatgtaaaaatgtattttcattacattgtttttactcatttctcaaaaactacagcaccttagcaactaatattttaaggagtgctttctactatcattgtctctaaacggtgtaagtttaatgtaaatctgtggacattgtggtttgtaacaaaaagtaccaaaatcctttaatgtTAGCCGTCATACCTCTATCATTACACAGCTCTGCCCTAGtgtaaatcacaaggggttatcAGAATATAGGGTTAGAGGAATATTGAGTTGTCGGAATATAGATCAGTCACTTACCTTTTCATCAATGAGTCCATCCCGTTGGTCAATGGCTCCCCAGGATGCAAATCCAATGGCTACAACACTCCCTTGAGTTCCCCCTCCTAGCAGGGAATAATCCCTCACAGCTTCACCTACGTACTTCATGACCCCTGCATAAGTTCCTCCAGTTATGATCCACGCAccttgaaaagaaaagaaagtttGTTCAGTTTCTGAAGCTATTTTATATGTGACCTTTCCTCCATTATGTGACTGGGAAAGCTACTGATACTATGTTCAAACACTTTAACACACTATACATGAATAGACacgcaactttctaattgcaaaaaggAGGACATGGCTGATCACACtttacttttgtacagtgtttgaaaaagaaagaggaaaatcagccgaaaagttgcatgcctgataagCACCCCCCTCCCCAAGAAACTGCAAAACTAAACAATGTAATACTAAAGTATCcggaaaaacacacacaaaaatgcacACATAAAAATCAACTTGGTCCCAGAAGTTCAAATGCGCACAAGACTTGCGCAGTATTGTATCAACACCATACAAAACTTCAACCATCCATTTGTTGCCAACAGTTCTGTATCATCCTGACCCTCTTAAAGGCTGTACCCTTTGCTCCAGACATACCTGTGCTCAACGCAGCCTTCATCAATCCCTTTCTAAAGACGTTCTTCAGTTTGTTACTCATAGCGAAGTTCCTTGCACCACCCGTCACAGAGATGAGAAGTTTAGGGATGCCAAGATTCCAGTGTTCATTCATCAGATCCATTAACGTACGAGGATGAATGGAATGGTCCACTCGTACATACTatatcaagaaaaaaacaaataaaccaatagatacaaataataacaagttcttataacgcattttacaataacggTGTCAATACGCTTTACATTAGTACCCTAGTCATtcggccaataacattcctttaatatttctcaGCTCACTGGGGAGTACAGCCCCGGGCAAccgtagcgctccaaaggcttttgtctacacaatatcaacctctaccctggcAAGTACCCATACCCCTGGGGTGGAGAGAACAATTGTAGCTCAAGGacgctcaatgacacaagtgtcacaacagggatttgaacccaaactctgatgacttaaccatcagactttgaatttgatgctctaaaccactttTAAGTAGTCTTTACAAGCATTGCTTCTTTGTCGATCTCACTAACCTTTCGGAATTTTGTGCTAGGACCAGCACCAGCAGCTCCTATGAACTCTATCTCTCCAAAGGCGTTGGTGGCGCTAGCATGGGTATGCGTCTCTACTCGCCACTTACTGTTTGGATCAGGATTCTTGAGGTAACGCTCATCGTGTTTTGACATCCGTTTACCGCACTGGCATATGGGATCTTCTGGTCTGGGTttggaagaaaaagaaattatataCAATGTGAAAAATGTTCTATGCAATTGGAAGAAAAATACTTTACTCCACAAATTCTTCTAATGAAGGCTTACACAATATACTCACATCAGGTCTGGGTTCCTTTTGTTGAAAGGTGCTTTTGTGTAACGGATGCATTCTCGCATCTCGATGTTGTTTTGACGAATCCATGAGGAAGAATGCTGAAAGTCAACAGTATTTTAAATCGTCATTGAAAGAAAatccgaacaaagatattgacagaatAGGGAGACCGCAAACAAAGGGCTAGATTCAGAGGTCACTGTGTTGACAAGTTGAACTAGAGATAATGTAGTCAGggtttaaaagtaaaaatatttcCCAGTGTGATTGAATCACCGTTTAAAGATAAACCAGGATACAAGATTTGGACTCACTCTGTCACCACCCAAGTTGACTGAACTCCCAACAGACACTCTGCGCTTCCGTTGTTTCTTGACATTTGTCACTTTCTCTTTCTTGACGATATTGCTTGGGTTGACCTTGTTTTGATGAGCCTTCAAGTTGACTGTGCTAGTATGAGCTGAAACGGACATCTTGTCTCGGATGTTGACCTCAGTTCATTAGTAGTGCACTAAAActcttaaaactaaaaaaatataaaaattattgCCTTTTAATTTAAAGATTTCAAAATTAAGATAGTCTAGTTATACTCCTAGAATtctgaggttcgttccgctattgACTCTGGAGACAATGGTGGAATGAACCTCACAATCATATTTCTAGGAATAGTCTCAAAACTAAAATGAGTAGGTCTATATTTATATTACATGATTTTACGGTGTGACTGTGATGTAGTGCAAATGGTGCTCCATCCGCAATCACCTCCATTGACCATGCACAAAAGAGTTTGGTCATTgcagggataactttccgtatggcgccaccaccttttcactcatttttacaaagagggatatctcattgttgaggtaaattagatactatattatttcatatcgaatgaaaaagtggtggcgccatacggaagcTTTTCCCATTGTAGGAAGCTTTCTGTATCCTGTCAACACTTTTTCACAAAAGTAAATTCATGAATGAGATTCtatttttctttaataacaaatgaaaaagtggactgatggcaggatacggaaactttaaaaaaacatcacaaaatcaaacaaattccTTTCTTCACTTGTGGTGGATGATGCAAACATTTTTCACTTTTCACTTCAGAGAAAGACAAACGTCAGTGACACTCCGTCTCAGTCAGTGTATCATGGAAAACGGAGAAAATG of the Asterias rubens chromosome 3, eAstRub1.3, whole genome shotgun sequence genome contains:
- the LOC117288355 gene encoding transient receptor potential cation channel subfamily M member 2-like isoform X1, whose product is MSVSAHTSTVNLKAHQNKVNPSNIVKKEKVTNVKKQRKRRVSVGSSVNLGGDRHSSSWIRQNNIEMRECIRYTKAPFNKRNPDLIPEDPICQCGKRMSKHDERYLKNPDPNSKWRVETHTHASATNAFGEIEFIGAAGAGPSTKFRKYVRVDHSIHPRTLMDLMNEHWNLGIPKLLISVTGGARNFAMSNKLKNVFRKGLMKAALSTGAWIITGGTYAGVMKYVGEAVRDYSLLGGGTQGSVVAIGFASWGAIDQRDGLIDEKGRYPADYRMDTKHPKGVLLDPNHTHFILADNGTEGQFGVEIKLRGKMEKEISDQKMSGVANVSVPVVCVVVEGGPNTIATVYEALMNGTPAVIVAGSGRAADILAFAFQRAPVVERKRKDSAGNTRKEKRTVISDSLSVRLAAMLSKEFGDAELDTHLTRIKEMLNRRHLITVYELGAGSDKADIDSAILHSLLKANKGHVQDQLQLALIWNRVDVAKREIFIEDRDWKKGELDAALHYALSNNQVDFVKLFMENGVSLKDYLTVRELTLLYNEIKPNTLIYELLDKVRGKFTRKFTLIDVGKVIEELTMDTYEPLYIRNATKYFLTEEEILGEGTIAGEEAFETGATKNGVVTKRQGKKTQTGRKDFGHSFSDRFVNPVRELFVLSVLQNRSEMAHMFWEESSDAMAAALCAGMFLKTLASKEDDVDQSTAMRKHAEEYEELAIGVLNECYNDDPERTSVVLVREQEEWGNVTNLATAKHAENRNFIAHSGVQNLLTEIWNGKLSDENNYWLLWLCMLCPPIIPLTVIFREDESEEVEAPMYMPRQSEQVILPFHLEGNKLDNGMQVVHVTNDEPESITMRDVSPGVGSSSSRTRLCDGDDDAEIGAHYEETADIDIIDSGKELVWWQRFTLFYDSPLITFRHNVASFFCFLVLFSYIIMMRFTMEVTNYEIALYVWVISLFLEELRQVAQGESNSWRIRFMYWISEYWNIVDLSTLVVFSIGVSLRFNQETLDAARIILAIDLVIFYVRVLQIFSIHKNLGPKLIMIQRMMIDLSFFLCILFVFMLAYGIASQAILNPNSTSFGDIFFGVVYKSYFQIFGELFLEDIAGTVGCYGANATEAAAMGTIPCVGTSTVGVILLAVHMMMSNVLLLNLLIAMFSYTFSAIQENTDVYWRFQRYDLVQEYFTRPPFVPPFIIISHVFLVGRFIIQKTCKVCLRYRSGEMKQRIPQSKVKQIVLWETIQSDEYIVKEKLRLSEDMSVQVKSTSERVEDLLGKMDELFADPETGMPSRALGLLGEKAMEERLNRLEDQMERTNQAMDWVIMALQGNQLGVKASPPELKEIRPRLAEDNFDDEPEERKVPTTLEELGITLHQKARSSPYPGTAIRRFPVPDDKVPWENNNHGYKPISYTHDCVLAMPHWADKDLLQFNKNERPVLNFNTYDKDLKVDRCSFSGHYKVMDGIPQNPRGRTGMIGRGLLGRFGPNHAADPIVTRWRKTSDGRKMEDNGLMVLEYIAIQRKDNQQWAIPGGMVEPGDVVSATLKREFSEEALGSMEKTPEEIEAILKKIDDLFKHGVEIYKGYVDDPRNTDNAWMETVAMNFHDEGGTSVGVLELEAGDDAQGVRWQRVSSKIPLFASHQAMLRKVAQLHNAAF